AGAGCCTGCGATGCAACCGGATACGATCTACGCGTGCTGGTCCGCAGGTTCGGCGCGAGTATTGAACAGGTGGCGCATCGGCTGACGACCCTTCAGCGGGTCGGGCAGAGAGGCTTACCTTTTTTCATGGCCCGGGTTGATCGGGCGGGGCAATTCTCGAAACGCTTTGCCGGGGCGAGTGGGACGACATTGCTGGAAAGCGAATATGGCTGCCCACTATGGAAAGCCCATCAGGCGTTTGACCAACCGGATCGCTGGCATGTCCAGGCCGTAGATTTGGAAGAGATGGCGGGCGGGCCGTCACATTGGCTGACCATGAGCCATGCGATTTCCTCGCTGGAGGGAAGCGAAGCAGGGCAGTTCTCGATCGTTCTTGGCCTTGAGGCACGCCTGGCGAAAGACCTGGCGCAAGCCCGATCGGTATCGCTGGAGGAGAATGCTGCGACGATGATCGGATTGGGCTGCGCCAGATGTCATCGCCTGGATTGCCTGCAGCGCTCGTTACCACCACGAGGGACGAGCCTACGTTTCGACCGTGTTTCCCGCGCCAAGACGCCCTTTTCCTTCGGCAATTGATCGCGGAGTCAGAATGCTCACAACGGAAACCCGGCCTTAACCATCCAGACTGCGAGACTTCGGGCGAAAATTGCTCGCTGTAAAATTTACCGACATTTCACAACTTGTCCCTAATCCGGCCCTTCATGGAAAAGGATTGCCGGACGGAACAATGATCCGCCTGTTCAAACACTATATTCCCCACGCGGTCCTGCTTCTGGGCCTGCTTGATGTTGCGTTGCTCATCCTTGCGGGCGAGATCGCATGGCAATTCCGTGCAACCCAGATCGGCATGGATCCAGGCTCGCTGGTGGAACGCTGGTGGCTGCTTGGCGGGTTTGCAGTCGTCGTGTGGACAGCCATGATCGCGGTTGGTGTCTACGGCGCCGAGGCGCTCCGCTCCATGCGCTTTGCCGGAGCACGCTTGCTGGTTGCCATCAGTCTGGGGATCATCGCGTTATCAGTGATCGAGTTTATCCTGCCAGGGGCGAACTTCTGGCGCTCCACCTTGCTCTACACCATGATCCTCACCATCGGTTTCCTGATGGCCATGCGTGTCTTGCTCAGCGGTTTGCTGGGTTCGTCTGCCTTCCGGCGCAGGGTCGTGGTACTGGGGGCCGGATCGCGGGCTGACCGCCTGCGTTCGCTGGCCCAGAGGCCAGAAAGCGGTTTCGTGATCGTGGCCTACATCGCCATGACGGAGAATCTGCGCGAAGTGCCGGAAGCGATTGTTCGCGATGCGATCCATGATTTGGGCCAATTCGTCGAAAACCTGGGCGCCAGCGAAGTTGTCCTGGCGCTTGAAGAACGGCGGAATTCGCTACCCTTGAAAGACTTGCTGCGCATCAAGACCATGGGCGTGCATGTTAATGAATTCAGCAGCTTTCTGGAACGGGAAACCGGGCGTGTTGACCTGGACACGGTCAATCCCAGCTGGCTGATTTTTTCCGATGGTTTCAGTTCGGCCCGGATGATTTCCAGCGGCGCGAAGCGCATTTTCGACATCGTCGCAAGCGGCTTGCTGCTGATCCTGACCCTGCCCATTATCGCGCTGTTCGCGGCGTTGGTGAAGATGGACAGCAAGGGTCCGGCTTTCTTCCGGCAGCCGCGTGTCGGCCTTTATGGTCAGACCTTCGACGTGATCAAACTTCGTTCCATGCGGACGGATGCCGAGAAAGACGGCGTGAAGTGGGCGACGGAGGATGATCCCCGCATCACGCGCCTCGGCAAATTTATCCGCAAGGTCCGGATCGACGAATTGCCCCAGACCTGGAGCGTGCTGAAAGGCGAGATGAGCTTTGTCGGCCCGCGTCCGGAAGTGCCACAATTCGTAACGGATCTGGAAGACAAGCTGCCCTATTATGCCGAGCGTCACATGGTGAAGCCGGGCATTACGGGTTGGGCCCAGATTAACTATCCGTATGGCGCGAGTATCGAGGATTCCCGCCACAAGCTGGAATATG
This is a stretch of genomic DNA from Parerythrobacter jejuensis. It encodes these proteins:
- a CDS encoding TIGR03013 family XrtA/PEP-CTERM system glycosyltransferase, with product MIRLFKHYIPHAVLLLGLLDVALLILAGEIAWQFRATQIGMDPGSLVERWWLLGGFAVVVWTAMIAVGVYGAEALRSMRFAGARLLVAISLGIIALSVIEFILPGANFWRSTLLYTMILTIGFLMAMRVLLSGLLGSSAFRRRVVVLGAGSRADRLRSLAQRPESGFVIVAYIAMTENLREVPEAIVRDAIHDLGQFVENLGASEVVLALEERRNSLPLKDLLRIKTMGVHVNEFSSFLERETGRVDLDTVNPSWLIFSDGFSSARMISSGAKRIFDIVASGLLLILTLPIIALFAALVKMDSKGPAFFRQPRVGLYGQTFDVIKLRSMRTDAEKDGVKWATEDDPRITRLGKFIRKVRIDELPQTWSVLKGEMSFVGPRPEVPQFVTDLEDKLPYYAERHMVKPGITGWAQINYPYGASIEDSRHKLEYDLYYAKNYTPFLDLLILLQTLRVILWPEGAR